In the genome of Candidatus Korarchaeum sp., the window TATATCGCTCCAACGCCCTCGGTTATTAAGGCCGGTATAACGCCCACATACCTCTTTGTAGTAGGCTCTATCTTAGGTGAGAACATAGACCATATCGCTTCTTGAGCGACCCCCGCTAATATGAAGAGACTTATACCGCTCCCTATCCCCCACTTCGCCACTAAATCGTCTAACATCATGAGGAGAAACGAGCCCAGCGATAATTGAGCTATCACTATCAACGCTTGTTGAGTCGTGAGATTGCCGAACCTCCCCCCTAGAGTGTAAGCCGATACCTCAAATAATATGAAGAATATAGCCGCAACCCTCTGAGCCTCCTGGAAGAACTTCCTATCATCAGGATCTGTCAGATCTAGTTTGACGATCTTACTACCCACTAGGAGCTCTAAAACTATGCCAGCTGTGACTATAGGGCCTATCCCAAGCTCAACTATGCTACCTTGAGCGCCAGCGAATATCACCCTTATCTGAGCGAGGTAGTCGAGGCCCCCCCTAGGCGCACCGTAGATAGGTACTTGCGTTAAGAAGTAATACACTATGAGAGCGAGAGCCGTCCAAGCGAGTTTCTCCTTTAGAGTCGGCGCTCTCTCTGGTCTCTCTACCTCTGGTATTCCCTTATTCATCTTAGAGATTATCTGCCTAACTAAGCTCATCCGAACCCCCCTCCACTAATATGACCCCGCCACCTATACTCTCTAGCTTGCTCACAGCGTTCTTAGATGCTTTCTCAACTTTAACTAACAGGGGTTTGCTCACTTCCCCTCTCCCGAGCAGTTTATTGTAACCGATCTCCCCGAGATCGAGCTCTATCCTCCCGTCCTCGAGTTCCCTAGCTAATCCGGAGCTGAGGAGATCTGGGAGCATCTTATCTAGATCAGCTAAGTTTATACTCCTGATCTCCCTCCTGACAGCTCTAGGCCTCTTGAACCCCCTCCTCCCCCTCCCGAAGTAATCAGGTTCATACGCTGTGACCCAAGTCCATAAGTGCTTCTTCGTCCCGGCCATACCGAAGCCTCCTCTCCTCCCGCTCCTCCTATGTTGCCTCTGCAATCCGTATCCATGGAGCCTCGAGCCCCTCATCTTCCTCGATCTCTTCCTCCTCCTGGGTATGCTCATCATATCATCCTCCTGATAAGCGTATTTATCTCCTTCCCTCTATATCCTAGCTCCCCTCCATCGCTCCAAGCCCTCTTAGTCGTCCTCTTGAAGCCTCCCTTAGGTGGATGGAGCCTGAAATATGGTTTCATCCATCCTAGCTTATGTAAGTACACTCTCTTGCTGAGAAGAGCTTCTGCTAGCTCTTCTATACTCGAGAAGTCTGTGTTACTAGAGAGCCACTCATCGCTCAAGCTCCCACCCATCTTGAGCTCGCCCCTCTCCTTGAGGAGCGTTAAGAGAGTGGGCTTGTCTATCTCACCGTAAGTAGAGTAGTCCTTCACTTTATGGAGCATGCCTCTGTAGGAATCCGTTAGAGGGACTAAAGTCGCCCAGAACTTCCTACGTAAGTGCAGCATCTCCAGAGTTCTCTTTATCTCAGGTCTCACGTCAACTCTACCCCTTATCCTGACTACTGCTATCAGAGGTACCTCCTCCAGACCGACCACCTCCGGGCGCGCCCGCCATCGTGCGCCCCGCGCCTAACGGGCGCGCTCCACTGGAATCAGTCCCTCAGTTTAAAAAAGAGATAGTCAGCCCCTCCAGTCCTGGGGGAGGTTCATAGTCAATAATTTGCGTAGAGCATCATGCAATGCGAAAGCGTAGTTCATCCTATTCCTAGTATGACCTCTGGAGAATACTCTGACATCCTGAAGTCCCCCTAGCCCGAGGACTATCTTAGCTGTCTCATTCCCGACTATCCCCAGCTTCCTAGGGGCTGGGAAGAGGGTCACTCTCACGGACCCAGATGAGCCGGTCACAGTAGCGGCTATTGAGTGAGGCCTCCCGCAACCGCACTCCCAAGAACCGCACCCCTTCCTAACTTTGATCAAGTTGAGCTTAGCGTTCCTCACTGCATCAGCTAAAGCTATATTGAACTCCTTCCCCTTGCCCTTGCCCACGCCCACGTAATTCATCCCGTCGCCCACAGCAGCAACTACCCTCAGTTGAGTTAACTCACCAGCGTCAGTCTGCCTCTGAACTCTTATGACCTCTACTACTTCCTCCTTGATCCCTGGGACGAGTATATCGACTATCTCAGGCTCCTGAATCGGTATGCCTCTCCTCAGTATCTCCTCGAGGCTCT includes:
- a CDS encoding 50S ribosomal protein L15, which encodes MMSIPRRRKRSRKMRGSRLHGYGLQRQHRRSGRRGGFGMAGTKKHLWTWVTAYEPDYFGRGRRGFKRPRAVRREIRSINLADLDKMLPDLLSSGLARELEDGRIELDLGEIGYNKLLGRGEVSKPLLVKVEKASKNAVSKLESIGGGVILVEGGSDELS
- a CDS encoding 50S ribosomal protein L30 encodes the protein MVGLEEVPLIAVVRIRGRVDVRPEIKRTLEMLHLRRKFWATLVPLTDSYRGMLHKVKDYSTYGEIDKPTLLTLLKERGELKMGGSLSDEWLSSNTDFSSIEELAEALLSKRVYLHKLGWMKPYFRLHPPKGGFKRTTKRAWSDGGELGYRGKEINTLIRRMI
- a CDS encoding 30S ribosomal protein S5, encoding MHEEFEIEREWVPRTWVGRLVAEGKIKSLEEILRRGIPIQEPEIVDILVPGIKEEVVEVIRVQRQTDAGELTQLRVVAAVGDGMNYVGVGKGKGKEFNIALADAVRNAKLNLIKVRKGCGSWECGCGRPHSIAATVTGSSGSVRVTLFPAPRKLGIVGNETAKIVLGLGGLQDVRVFSRGHTRNRMNYAFALHDALRKLLTMNLPQDWRG